A DNA window from Solanum lycopersicum chromosome 3, SLM_r2.1 contains the following coding sequences:
- the LOC101263390 gene encoding heterogeneous nuclear ribonucleoprotein 1-like, with the protein MDYVAEQNFSEEQERNDGSAGHELKHSLDDSSAGKLFVGGIAWETREESFRKYFSRFGEITDCVIMMDKVSGRPRGFGFVTFADPEAANKVLEEEHIIDGRTVEVKRTVPKEDMQVKGSPKTKKIFVGGLPLTLTEDELKEYFSSYGHVLEQQIMLDRESGRSRGFGFITFDSENAVEEVLNNGRMHEIHGKQVEIKRAEPKRAGAENAIESRQHRGGSGSRSYNNFGGSEGAYGGGYSRGYGGYGGYGGGAGYGGGGAGAGYGGYGNIGGSYGGGGAGYFSGYGGYGYGFGFSGAMYGAAGYGATSYGAPGSYGGAAGYGSGRGYTSSDDGSWYGGARSSASFNAKGYESGGSTGGARAYGNGGAAGGRFHPYRN; encoded by the exons GGTAGTGCAGGACATGAATTAAAGCATTCACTCGATGATTCTTCTGCAGG AAAGCTTTTCGTCGGAGGCATTGCTTGGGAGACCAGAGAAG AATCTTTTAGGAAGTATTTCAGCAGGTTTGGAGAGATAACAGATTGTGTAATAATGATGGATAAGGTCTCTGGAAGGCCACGGGGATTCGGCTTTGTAACATTTGCGGACCCAGAAGCTGCAAATAAGGTTTTAGAGGAAGAGCACATCATAGACGGTAGAACG GTGGAAGTGAAGAGGACAGTACCTAAGGAGGACATGCAAGTTAAAGGATCTccgaaaacaaagaaaatttttgtTGGCGGTCTTCCATTAACTTTAACTGAAG ATGAGTTGAAggaatatttttcttcttatggcCATGTTCTGGAGCAACAAATCATGCTGGACCGTGAGAGTGGTCGATCCCGAGGCTTTGGTTTTATTACTTTTGATAGTGAAAATGCCGTTGAAGAAGTTCTAAACAATGGCCGTATGCATGAAATCCATGGCAAACAA GTTGAAATTAAGAGGGCTGAGCCAAAAAGAGCTGGTGCTGAAAATGCAATTGAGAGCAGGCAGCATCGTGGTGGCAGTGGTTCAAGATCGTATAATAACTTTGGTGGGTCTGAAGGAGCGTATGGTGGTGGATACAGTAGAGGTTATGGTGGATATGGAGGCTATGGCGGCGGCGCTGGTTATGGCGGTGGCGGCGCTGGTGCTGGCTATGGGGGTTATGGAAACATTGGAGGAAGTTATGGCGGAGGCGGTGCAGGATATTTCTCTGGATATGGTGGATATGGTTATGGATTTGGGTTTAGTGGAGCTATGTATGGGGCAGCTGGATACGGAGCCACTAGCTATGGTGCTCCTGGAAGCTATGGTGGTGCTGCTGGGTATGGTAGCGGTAGAGGATACACAAGCAGTGATGATGGTAGCTGGTATGGTGGGGCTAGAAGTTCTGCATCTTTTAATGCTAAAGGGTATGAAAGCGGGGGTAGCACTGGAGGTGCTAGAGCATACGGTAATGGTGGTGCTGCAGGTGGAAGGTTTCATCCTTACAGGAATTGA
- the SSR2 gene encoding succinic semialdehyde reductase isoform2 (The RefSeq protein has 1 substitution compared to this genomic sequence), with protein MAMCSTFCPRLSFHLNCKKSLSLFPVKHRFFVTIKAFSSQTSAPKADDLPASIGFLGLGIMGNPMAQNLIKAGCDVTVWNRTKSKCEPLISLGAKYKSSPEEVAASCDVTFAMLADPESAADVACGKYGAAKGMGPGKGYVDASTVDGETSKLICEHIRATGAHFLEAPVSGSKKPAEDGQLIFLTAGDSVLYDKAAPLLDIMGKSRFYLGEVGNGAAMKLVVNMVMGSMMASFAEGLVLSEKVGLDPSVLVEVISQGAISAPMYAVKGPSMVKSSYPTAFPLKHQQKDLRLALGLAESVSQPIPIAAATNELYKVAKSHGLSDQDFSAVIEALKVKLQQ; from the exons ATGGCAATGTGCTCAACATTTTGTCCCCGGTTATCCTTTCACCTGAATTGCAAAAAATCCTTATCACTTTTCCCAGTTAAGCATCGCTTCTTTGTTACAATCAAGGCCTTCTCTTCTCAAACTTCTGCTCCCAAAG CTGATGATCTTCCAGCAAGTATTGGCTTTTTAGGTCTTGGAATTATGGGCAACCCAATGGCTCAAAATCTCATAAAAGCAGG ATGTGATGTGACAGTTTGGAATAGGACCAAGAGCAAATGTGAACCCCTTATCTCCTTGGGTGCAAA ATACAAGTCCTCCCCTGAGGAGGTTGCAGCATCTTGTGATGTCACATTTGCCATGCTTGCGGACCCTGAGAGTGCA GCGGATGTTGCTTGTGGAAAATATGGAGCTGCTAAAGGAATGGGTCCAGGAAAAGG TTATGTAGATGTCTCAACAGTTGATGGGGAAACATCTAAACTGATCTGTGAACATATTAGAGCTACTGGAGCTCATTTTTTGGAG GCTCCAGTATCAGGGTCCAAGAAGCCAGCAGAAGATGGACAGCTAATATTTCTCACTGCAG GTGACAGCGTGCTGTATGATAAAGCTGCTCCTCTATTGGATATCATGGGGAAG TCAAGATTTTACCTTGGTGAAGTTGGTAATGGAGCTGCAATGAAACTTGTCGTCAATATGGTTATGGGAAG TATGATGGCCTCATTTGCTGAAGGATTAGTTCTCAGTGAGAAAGTCGGGCTTGATCCAAGTGTATTAGTGGAG GTGATCTCACAGGGTGCTATTAGTGCTCCAATGTATGCCGTTAAAGGTCCTTCAATGGTTAAATCTTCGTATCCAACAGCGTTTCCTCTGAAGCATCAGCAAAAG GACCTTCGTCTAGCTCTGGGTTTAGCGGAATCTGTTTCACAACCTATTCCAATTGCTGCAGCAACTAATGAACTCTACAAGGTTGCGAAATCTCATGGACTTAGTGACCAGGACTTCTCTGCAGTAATTGAAGCATTGAAAGTGAAATTGCAACAGTAA
- the LOC101263094 gene encoding uncharacterized protein, whose protein sequence is MTTSAVKNNFLPPGLVSNLQEVLLNRKGAQNDKDQQSKPKDDDPSTQSSSSDLIPDVAADDADSTKPVVLVTNADGIESPGLTCLVDALVRQGLCNVNVCAPQSDKSVAGHSLTLKETIAVTPTDIHGATAYEVSGTPVDCVSLALSGALFSWSKPVLVISGINRGSSCGHQMFYSGVVAGAREALFNSVPSISISLDWRNDESQESDFKDAVSVCLPLINAAIRDIEKGAFPKSCLLHIGVPKSPLTNKGFKLTKQSLWSSKLCWQAKSSTRNLAAGRFLPNQQSLGMQLAQLGRDASAAGAARKLVTQRKNIEVVESVGIAGKSDPDRKVKYFRLELLDKKQEEEDEDLDFRALENGFVAVTPVSLVMHVETDVNAAASKWISSALEVEQ, encoded by the exons ATGACGACTTCTGCTGTGAAGAACAACTTCTTGCCACCGGGATTGGTGTCAAATCTTCAGGAAGTTCTTCTTAACAGAAAGGGTGCTCAAAATGATAAAGATCAGCAATCGAAGCCGAAAGATGATGACCCATCAACTCAGTCGTCGTCTTCTGACTTGATTCCCGATGTTGCCGCTGATGACGCTGACAGTACTAAGCCAGTGGTATTGGTTACTAATGCTGATGGAATTGAATCTCCTGGTCTTACTTGTCTTGTTGATGCTCTTGTTCGTCAAGGTCTCTGTAATGTTAATGTCTGCGCTCCCCAATC AGATAAATCGGTGGCGGGCCATTCTTTGACACTTAAAGAAACCATTGCAGTTACTCCGACTGACATTCACGGTGCTACTGCTTATGAAGTATCTG GGACTCCTGTAGATTGTGTGTCATTAGCCTTGTCTGGGGCACTCTTTTCCTGGTCAAAGCCAGTCCTG GTAATAAGTGGAATCAACAGGGGTTCAAGTTGTGGCCATCAAAT GTTTTACTCAGGTGTCGTAGCTGGTGCTAGGGAGGCATTGTTTAACAGTGTTCCATCTATATCGATATCACTTGACTG GAGGAATGATGAAAGTCAAGAAAGTGATTTCAAGGACGCCGTGAGTGTTTGCTTACCATTGATAAATGCAGCCATCAGAGACATAGAAAAGGGAGCATTTCCTAAAAGTTGCTTGTTGCATATTGGAGTTCCGAAATCTCCTCTGACAAACAAG GGATTCAAATTGACCAAGCAAAGTCTCTGGAGCTCTAAGCTTTGCTGGCAAGCTAAATCATCCACCAGAAATCTTGCTGCTGGACGTTTTCTTCCAAATCAACAAAGCCTTGGGATGCAGCTCGCACAATTAGGTCGAGATGCTTCTGCAGCA GGTGCTGCTCGCAAATTAGTTACTCAGAGAAAGAACATAGAGGTTGTTGAATCTGTTGGTATTGCTGGGAAATCTGATCCGGACAGGAAAGTGAAGTACTTTAGATTGGAG TTGCTTGATAAGAAACAGGAAGAAGAAGACGAGGATTTAGATTTTAGAGCTCTCGAAAATGGATTT GTGGCAGTCACTCCAGTATCTCTTGTAATGCATGTGGAAACAGATGTTAATGCAGCTGCATCAAAGTGGATTTCTTCTGCATTAGAAGTGGAACAATGA